The Brenneria rubrifaciens genome has a window encoding:
- the deoC gene encoding deoxyribose-phosphate aldolase → MTTLITAAQRALGLMDLTTLNDDDTDEKAIALCHQANSPAGNTAAICIYPRFIPLARKVLREQGTPAIRIATVTNFPHGNNDIDIAVAETRAAIAYGADEVDVVFPYRALMAGDAQSGFTLVKACKTECQAANVVLKVIIESGELERPSLIRQASEIAIDAGADFIKTSTGKVPVNATPQSAEIMLKVIRDKGVGDRVGFKAAGGVRNVEEAAIYLQLADDIMGAGWATAQHFRFGASSLLASLLTVLGHQTAGRQSGY, encoded by the coding sequence ATGACCACGTTAATTACCGCGGCGCAGCGTGCGCTGGGGCTGATGGATTTAACCACCCTTAATGATGACGATACGGACGAGAAAGCGATCGCGCTGTGTCATCAGGCCAATAGTCCGGCGGGGAATACCGCCGCCATCTGTATCTACCCGCGTTTCATTCCCCTGGCTCGCAAGGTGCTGCGCGAGCAGGGCACGCCAGCGATCCGTATTGCCACCGTCACCAATTTTCCTCATGGCAATAATGATATCGATATCGCGGTGGCGGAAACCCGGGCGGCGATTGCTTACGGGGCGGATGAAGTCGACGTGGTGTTTCCTTACCGTGCGTTGATGGCTGGCGATGCGCAATCCGGTTTTACGCTGGTCAAAGCCTGCAAAACGGAATGTCAGGCCGCCAATGTTGTGCTGAAGGTCATCATTGAAAGCGGTGAACTGGAGCGGCCGTCGTTGATTCGGCAGGCCAGCGAGATCGCTATTGACGCGGGGGCGGATTTTATTAAAACCTCCACCGGTAAAGTGCCGGTTAATGCCACGCCGCAGAGCGCGGAAATCATGCTGAAAGTGATTCGCGATAAAGGCGTGGGCGATCGGGTTGGCTTCAAGGCGGCGGGCGGCGTGCGAAATGTTGAGGAGGCCGCTATTTATCTGCAACTGGCGGATGACATCATGGGCGCGGGCTGGGCCACGGCGCAGCATTTCCGTTTTGGCGCATCCAGTTTGTTAGCCAGCCTGCTGACGGTGTTAGGCCATCAGACGGCAGGCCGGCAGAGCGGCTATTGA
- the deoA gene encoding thymidine phosphorylase yields the protein MFLIQEIIRKKRDGNPLSAEEIRFFINGVCDNTVSEGQIAALAMTIYFHDMSMEERVALTLAMRDSGTVLDWRGFNLNGPLVDKHSTGGVGDVTSLMLGPMVAACGGYVPMISGRGLGHTGGTLDKLEAIPGLNVFPDNNTFRQIIQRVGVAIIGQTSSLAPADKRFYATRDITATVDSIPLITASILAKKLAEGLDALVMDVKVGSGALMPTYALSEQLAQAIVGVANNAGCRTSALLTDMNQVLASSAGNALEIREALRFLTGEHRNPRLYEVTMALCEEMLLAGGLADSAADARARLQAVLDNGEAAEVFGRMVAAQRGPADFVDHYARYLPVALLSKPVFADREGIVSAMDTRALGMAVVSLGGGRRQASDTIDYSVGLGEMACLGERVDHQRPLAVIHANTEAQWQQAAEAVRSAITLGDVALETPPMIYRRMSAED from the coding sequence TTGTTTCTGATTCAGGAAATTATTCGTAAAAAGCGTGACGGCAACCCGTTGAGTGCCGAAGAAATCCGCTTTTTCATTAACGGCGTGTGCGATAACACGGTGTCTGAAGGGCAAATTGCGGCGCTGGCCATGACCATCTATTTCCATGATATGTCGATGGAGGAGCGTGTGGCGCTGACGCTGGCGATGCGCGATTCCGGCACGGTACTCGACTGGAGAGGGTTTAACCTGAATGGCCCGCTGGTGGACAAACATTCGACCGGCGGCGTCGGGGATGTCACCTCGCTGATGCTAGGGCCGATGGTCGCCGCCTGTGGCGGCTATGTGCCGATGATTTCAGGCCGGGGGCTGGGACATACCGGCGGCACGCTCGATAAACTGGAGGCGATCCCCGGATTGAATGTCTTCCCTGATAACAATACCTTCCGGCAAATTATTCAGCGTGTCGGCGTGGCGATTATCGGACAGACCAGCTCTTTAGCCCCGGCGGATAAACGTTTTTATGCTACGCGGGACATTACCGCCACCGTGGATTCGATACCGCTGATCACCGCTTCCATTCTGGCGAAAAAGCTGGCCGAAGGGCTGGATGCGCTGGTGATGGACGTCAAGGTCGGCTCAGGCGCGTTGATGCCGACCTATGCGCTCTCCGAACAGTTGGCTCAGGCCATCGTCGGTGTCGCCAATAACGCGGGCTGCCGCACCAGCGCGTTGTTGACCGACATGAATCAGGTGTTGGCCTCCAGCGCCGGTAATGCGCTGGAAATACGCGAAGCGTTGCGCTTCCTGACCGGCGAGCACCGCAACCCGCGTTTATATGAAGTCACTATGGCGCTGTGCGAAGAAATGCTGTTGGCCGGCGGGCTGGCCGACTCCGCCGCGGACGCCCGAGCCCGGTTGCAGGCCGTACTGGATAACGGTGAAGCGGCCGAGGTCTTCGGGCGGATGGTCGCCGCTCAGCGCGGCCCGGCGGATTTTGTCGATCACTATGCGCGTTATTTGCCGGTTGCGCTGTTAAGCAAACCTGTGTTTGCCGATCGTGAAGGTATCGTCAGCGCGATGGATACCCGCGCGTTAGGCATGGCGGTGGTGTCATTGGGTGGAGGACGTCGGCAGGCCAGTGATACCATCGATTATAGCGTCGGGCTGGGTGAGATGGCCTGTCTGGGAGAGCGCGTCGATCATCAGCGACCGCTGGCGGTGATCCACGCCAATACGGAAGCGCAATGGCAACAGGCGGCGGAAGCCGTGCGCAGCGCCATCACGCTCGGCGATGTTGCCCTCGAAACGCCCCCGATGATTTATCGTCGGATGAGTGCTGAAGATTGA
- the deoB gene encoding phosphopentomutase, which translates to MKRAYIMVLDSFGIGCSADAERFGDAGSDTLGHIAQACAAGKADQGRKGPLHLPHLSRLGLGKAAQAATGTFPAGLDAQADIIGAYAHASEISSGKDTPSGHWEIAGVPVLFDWGYFKDEENSFPQELLDLLVERAGLAGYLGNCHASGTVILDKLGEEHMKTGKPIFYTSADSVFQIACHEETFGLEKLYALCEITRDALTDGGYNIGRVIARPFLGEQPGRFERTGNRRDLAVEPPAPTMLKKLVDEKGGEVVSVGKIADIYAQAGITRKVKATGIDALFDATLKEMDNAGDNTIVFTNFVDFDSAYGHRRDVAGYAAALERFDRRLPEMLSRVTGEDILILTADHGCDPTWHGTEHTREQVPVLIYGPKVKPGSYGHRETFADIGQTVAKYFGLSPMDYGTSIL; encoded by the coding sequence ATGAAACGTGCATATATTATGGTACTCGACTCATTTGGTATTGGTTGCAGTGCCGATGCGGAACGTTTTGGCGACGCAGGTTCGGATACGCTTGGCCATATTGCGCAAGCTTGTGCGGCAGGCAAAGCGGATCAAGGCCGTAAAGGGCCGTTGCATTTGCCTCACCTGAGCCGGTTAGGGTTGGGAAAAGCGGCGCAGGCCGCCACCGGTACTTTCCCGGCAGGGTTGGATGCGCAGGCCGACATTATTGGCGCTTACGCCCATGCCAGCGAAATTTCTTCGGGGAAAGACACGCCGTCGGGTCACTGGGAAATTGCCGGTGTGCCCGTGCTGTTCGACTGGGGATATTTCAAGGATGAAGAAAACAGCTTCCCTCAGGAACTACTGGATCTGCTGGTCGAGCGCGCCGGCTTAGCGGGTTATCTGGGCAACTGCCACGCGTCCGGCACGGTGATTCTGGATAAACTGGGTGAAGAGCATATGAAAACCGGCAAGCCGATTTTCTACACCTCCGCGGATTCCGTGTTCCAGATTGCCTGTCATGAAGAAACCTTCGGCCTGGAAAAACTGTACGCACTGTGTGAAATCACCCGTGACGCGCTGACTGACGGCGGTTATAACATCGGACGCGTGATCGCGCGCCCGTTCTTGGGCGAGCAGCCCGGCCGCTTTGAGCGTACCGGCAATCGCCGCGATCTGGCCGTCGAACCGCCCGCGCCGACCATGCTGAAAAAACTGGTGGATGAGAAGGGCGGCGAAGTGGTGTCGGTGGGGAAAATCGCCGATATTTATGCGCAGGCGGGGATTACCCGAAAAGTGAAGGCCACCGGTATCGATGCGCTGTTCGACGCCACGCTGAAAGAAATGGACAACGCGGGGGATAACACCATCGTGTTTACCAACTTTGTTGATTTCGACTCCGCGTACGGTCACCGCCGGGATGTGGCGGGCTACGCCGCCGCGCTGGAGCGGTTCGATCGTCGTCTGCCGGAGATGCTCTCGCGCGTGACGGGAGAGGATATTCTGATCCTGACCGCCGATCACGGTTGCGATCCCACCTGGCATGGCACCGAGCATACCCGCGAACAGGTGCCGGTGTTGATTTATGGACCGAAGGTGAAGCCGGGTTCGTATGGACACCGTGAAACGTTCGCGGATATCGGTCAGACGGTAGCGAAGTACTTTGGCCTGTCGCCGATGGATTATGGGACATCTATCCTGTAA
- the deoD gene encoding purine-nucleoside phosphorylase yields the protein MATPHINAEMGDFADVVLMPGDPLRAKYIAETFLENAREVNNVRGMLGFTGTYKGRKISVMGHGMGIPSCSIYTKELITEFGVKKIIRVGSCGAVRSDVKLRDVVIGMGACTDSKVNRMRFKGHDYAAIADFNMVRNAVDAAQTRGVPVRVGNIFSADLFYTPDPHMFDVMEKYGILGVEMEAAGIYGVAAEFGAKALAICTVSDHIRSGEQTTSVERQTTFNEMIEIALESVLLGDSE from the coding sequence ATGGCAACGCCACATATTAATGCTGAAATGGGTGACTTCGCGGATGTCGTACTGATGCCGGGCGATCCGCTGCGCGCCAAATATATTGCGGAAACGTTTTTGGAAAATGCCCGCGAAGTGAACAATGTGCGCGGCATGTTGGGTTTCACCGGTACGTATAAAGGCCGCAAGATTTCGGTAATGGGCCACGGCATGGGCATTCCTTCCTGCTCGATCTATACCAAAGAGCTGATCACCGAGTTTGGCGTGAAAAAAATTATTCGCGTCGGCTCCTGCGGCGCGGTACGCAGCGATGTGAAACTGCGTGACGTGGTGATTGGCATGGGCGCCTGTACGGACTCCAAAGTGAACCGTATGCGTTTCAAAGGTCATGACTATGCCGCCATCGCCGACTTTAACATGGTGCGCAATGCGGTGGATGCGGCGCAAACGCGCGGCGTGCCGGTTCGCGTCGGCAATATTTTCTCTGCCGATCTGTTCTATACGCCGGACCCGCATATGTTCGACGTGATGGAAAAGTACGGCATTCTCGGCGTGGAAATGGAGGCGGCCGGTATTTATGGCGTGGCGGCCGAATTCGGCGCCAAAGCGCTGGCCATCTGTACCGTATCCGATCATATTCGTTCGGGCGAACAAACCACGTCCGTGGAACGTCAGACCACGTTCAATGAAATGATCGAAATCGCGCTGGAGTCCGTTCTGCTAGGCGATAGCGAGTAA
- the rimI gene encoding ribosomal protein S18-alanine N-acetyltransferase, with the protein MNTISSLTPTDLAQALLIEQASHAFPWTEKTFASNQGERYVNLKLSRHGRMAAYAITQVVLDEATLFNIAVHPDYRRQGLGRELLEHVIREMEKRGILTLWLEVRASNHRAIALYESLGFNEVSLRRDYYPSATGREDAIIMALPLG; encoded by the coding sequence ATGAACACGATATCTTCTCTGACACCCACCGATCTGGCGCAAGCCTTGCTGATTGAACAAGCCAGTCACGCCTTTCCGTGGACGGAAAAAACCTTTGCCAGCAATCAGGGAGAACGCTACGTCAACCTGAAGCTGAGCCGCCACGGGCGCATGGCCGCCTATGCCATTACCCAAGTGGTGCTGGATGAAGCAACACTGTTCAACATCGCCGTGCACCCGGATTATCGGCGTCAGGGTCTTGGCCGGGAGCTGCTCGAACACGTCATCCGGGAAATGGAAAAACGCGGTATTCTGACGCTGTGGCTGGAAGTGCGCGCATCAAATCACCGGGCCATCGCGCTATACGAAAGTCTGGGCTTTAACGAGGTATCGTTGCGGCGCGACTACTACCCCAGCGCCACAGGCCGTGAAGATGCCATTATCATGGCGCTGCCGCTGGGATAA
- a CDS encoding DNA polymerase III subunit psi — protein sequence MESRRDWLLQQLGITQWTLKRPAALQGEIAVSLPAQVRLVIVSAEPLPDDAPLLNDILRSLVLTPEQTYRLTPQQTVMLPEKTRCHSWRLGVETPLALEGVQLTSPALAELSQSAAAKRSLWQQICEHEHDIFSDTHRSGASLAD from the coding sequence ATGGAATCAAGACGTGACTGGCTGCTACAACAACTGGGTATTACACAGTGGACGCTGAAGCGCCCGGCTGCGTTGCAGGGAGAAATCGCCGTCAGTCTGCCCGCACAAGTCCGTCTGGTTATCGTGTCCGCCGAGCCGCTGCCTGATGACGCCCCGCTGCTGAACGATATTTTACGCAGTTTGGTGCTTACGCCGGAGCAAACCTACCGTCTGACCCCGCAGCAAACCGTGATGCTCCCCGAAAAAACCCGCTGCCACAGCTGGCGTTTGGGTGTGGAAACGCCGCTTGCGTTGGAAGGCGTCCAGCTAACCAGCCCGGCCTTGGCCGAGCTTTCTCAGAGTGCCGCGGCCAAACGGTCGCTGTGGCAACAAATTTGCGAACATGAACACGATATCTTCTCTGACACCCACCGATCTGGCGCAAGCCTTGCTGATTGA
- the rsmC gene encoding 16S rRNA (guanine(1207)-N(2))-methyltransferase RsmC, producing the protein MSVLTPASEVILRHSDEFVSRRVLFAGDLQDTLPAQFEASDVRVHATQFHHWQQLNRSLGDRVQYGLLADAALAADCDTLIYYWPKSKQEAEFQLFNLLSLLPVSTEIFVVGENRSGVRSAENMLADVAALMKIDSARRCGLYHGRIDKQTAFDLDEWWDEYVYDGVTVKTLPGVFSRDGLDPGSQLLLSTFEPHIKGNVLDIACGAGVLAAALAKQSPKIRLTLSDVSAGAVESSKATMAANQLEGEVIASNVYSNITGRFDMIVSNPPFHDGLQTSLQAVELLIRGAVAHLPIGGQLRIVANAFLPYPALLDAAFGSHEVLAQTGRFKVYQATVGRPPRTAAKGRH; encoded by the coding sequence ATGTCCGTATTAACCCCAGCCAGTGAAGTCATACTGCGCCATAGCGACGAATTCGTCTCACGCCGGGTCTTGTTTGCCGGTGATTTACAAGACACTTTGCCAGCGCAGTTTGAAGCGTCTGATGTGCGTGTCCACGCCACGCAGTTTCATCACTGGCAGCAGTTAAACCGGTCATTGGGCGATCGCGTTCAGTATGGTTTGCTGGCGGATGCTGCGCTGGCGGCGGATTGCGATACCCTGATTTATTATTGGCCGAAGAGCAAACAGGAAGCGGAATTCCAACTGTTCAATCTGTTGTCGTTACTGCCTGTCAGCACTGAAATCTTTGTGGTGGGCGAGAACCGCAGCGGCGTGCGTAGCGCGGAAAACATGCTGGCCGATGTTGCCGCGCTGATGAAAATCGACAGCGCCCGCCGCTGCGGGCTTTATCACGGACGTATCGATAAACAGACTGCCTTCGATCTTGATGAATGGTGGGACGAGTATGTTTACGATGGCGTGACCGTAAAAACCCTGCCCGGCGTATTCAGCCGTGACGGACTGGACCCGGGCAGCCAACTGTTGTTGTCCACTTTTGAACCGCACATAAAAGGCAACGTGCTGGATATCGCTTGCGGCGCGGGCGTGCTGGCCGCGGCGCTGGCGAAGCAATCCCCGAAAATCCGTCTGACGCTGAGCGATGTCAGCGCCGGCGCCGTTGAATCCAGTAAAGCGACGATGGCCGCCAACCAATTGGAGGGCGAGGTCATCGCCAGCAACGTTTACTCGAACATTACCGGTCGTTTTGACATGATCGTATCCAATCCTCCGTTCCATGATGGTTTGCAAACCAGTCTGCAAGCGGTGGAACTGCTGATTCGAGGGGCGGTGGCGCATCTGCCGATTGGCGGGCAGTTGCGCATCGTCGCCAATGCGTTCCTGCCGTACCCGGCTTTGCTGGACGCGGCCTTTGGCAGCCATGAAGTTCTGGCGCAGACCGGGCGCTTCAAGGTATATCAGGCCACGGTCGGCCGTCCGCCGCGCACTGCCGCTAAAGGCCGCCATTAG
- a CDS encoding aldo/keto reductase, with the protein MLQRQLSINGPAVSALGLGCMGMSDFYFTAQDEKESVATLHRALELGITLLDTADMYGPHTNELLVGKAIKGKRRQVFLATKFGIVRNSANLDERGVCGKPEYIRRAIEGSLQRLGVEEIDLYYQHRVDPTVPIEETVGTLADLVKEGKIRYIGLSEASADTLERAHRVHPITALQSEYSLWTRDVETDILPACERLGVGFVPYSPLGRGFLTGAIRSPDDLAADDFRRSNPRFVGENFAKNLQLVEKVHQLAAQKSITPSQLALAWVLAQGKHIVPIPGTKRRRYLEENVAALDVTLTADDLAEIEAIFPFNAAAGDRYGKEGMATINV; encoded by the coding sequence ATGTTACAGCGTCAATTAAGTATTAATGGCCCGGCGGTTTCCGCGCTTGGGCTGGGTTGCATGGGCATGAGCGACTTTTATTTTACCGCGCAGGATGAAAAAGAGTCCGTCGCCACGCTGCATCGTGCGCTGGAACTGGGCATCACCCTGCTCGACACCGCCGACATGTACGGCCCTCACACCAATGAACTGCTGGTCGGTAAAGCCATCAAAGGCAAACGCCGGCAGGTCTTTCTTGCCACCAAGTTTGGCATCGTACGTAATTCGGCCAATCTCGATGAACGTGGCGTCTGCGGTAAGCCGGAATACATCCGCCGCGCGATTGAAGGCAGCCTGCAACGGCTGGGCGTAGAAGAGATTGACCTCTACTATCAACATCGTGTCGATCCTACTGTGCCGATTGAAGAGACGGTCGGCACGTTGGCCGATTTGGTTAAAGAAGGAAAAATCCGCTATATCGGATTAAGTGAGGCGTCCGCCGACACGCTGGAGCGCGCCCACCGGGTGCATCCGATCACCGCCCTCCAGAGTGAATACTCGCTGTGGACGCGGGATGTGGAAACCGACATTCTCCCCGCATGCGAACGTCTCGGCGTGGGTTTCGTACCTTACAGTCCGCTAGGCCGCGGTTTTCTGACCGGCGCCATCCGCAGCCCGGACGATTTGGCCGCCGATGATTTCCGCCGCAGCAATCCACGCTTCGTGGGGGAGAACTTTGCTAAAAACCTGCAACTGGTCGAAAAAGTTCATCAGTTAGCCGCACAAAAAAGCATCACCCCCTCGCAGTTGGCGCTGGCCTGGGTTCTAGCGCAGGGTAAGCACATTGTTCCTATTCCGGGAACCAAGCGACGTCGTTATCTGGAAGAGAATGTCGCCGCGCTGGATGTCACCCTGACGGCTGACGATCTGGCGGAAATTGAAGCCATTTTTCCCTTCAATGCCGCGGCAGGCGACCGCTACGGCAAAGAAGGCATGGCAACGATTAACGTTTAG
- a CDS encoding LysR family transcriptional regulator — protein sequence MDQIQAMRVFVRIAELGSFSRAAERLALPRATVSHTLKQLEARLGVRLLQRTTRQVQITTEGQIYYQRCTQLLSEIEETDLLFTQHRQQPVGNVRVDMPHSLARGVVIPALSEFYQRYPQITLSLSANDSAINVRREGVDCVLRAWQSESDSLATRHLPSIPQITCASARYLAASGIPLSLDDLPAHQAVGYFSLRTGQRYPLEFMHSGECITSMIPGKLEVNGTDAYVAACRAGFGLIQAPRYGLLRWLDSGELVEILPDTPPPDMPLYVMYPPGRFLAPRIQVFIEWLNELFSRHAAAR from the coding sequence ATGGATCAAATTCAGGCGATGCGCGTTTTTGTCCGAATTGCGGAGCTGGGAAGCTTTAGCCGTGCGGCCGAAAGGCTGGCGCTACCGCGTGCCACGGTCAGTCATACCCTCAAACAGCTTGAGGCTCGTCTGGGCGTGCGCTTATTGCAGAGGACCACCCGCCAGGTGCAGATCACCACGGAAGGCCAGATTTATTATCAGCGTTGTACCCAGTTACTGTCGGAAATTGAAGAAACGGACCTGCTCTTCACGCAACATCGGCAGCAGCCGGTGGGCAATGTGCGGGTTGATATGCCTCACTCGCTGGCGCGTGGGGTGGTGATCCCTGCTTTGAGCGAGTTTTACCAGCGCTATCCGCAGATTACGCTGTCGCTGAGCGCCAACGATTCGGCAATTAACGTGCGGCGGGAAGGCGTGGATTGCGTACTGCGGGCCTGGCAGTCAGAGAGTGATTCGCTGGCGACCCGCCATTTACCTTCAATACCGCAGATAACCTGCGCCTCAGCCCGTTATCTGGCCGCGTCTGGTATCCCGCTGTCGTTGGACGATCTGCCTGCGCATCAGGCGGTGGGTTATTTTTCGCTACGCACCGGGCAGCGCTATCCACTGGAGTTTATGCATAGTGGGGAATGCATTACCTCTATGATACCCGGCAAGCTGGAGGTGAACGGCACCGATGCCTACGTGGCGGCCTGCCGCGCCGGGTTCGGGCTGATTCAGGCGCCGAGGTATGGCCTGCTGCGCTGGCTGGACAGCGGCGAACTGGTGGAAATATTGCCAGACACGCCGCCGCCGGATATGCCGTTATATGTGATGTACCCGCCCGGACGCTTCCTTGCGCCGCGGATCCAGGTATTCATTGAATGGCTGAATGAACTCTTTTCCCGCCATGCCGCGGCGAGGTGA
- a CDS encoding DUF1435 domain-containing protein: MLTAMITACGLWSVSWCIGKHLSSVWSLLLPCAIMPLLTMLDLNLTHLKVIIAVALLTTLFMLLHQRLRHYLLLPSCVVLASGLAALSVMFNVTLG; the protein is encoded by the coding sequence ATGCTGACCGCGATGATTACCGCATGTGGTTTGTGGAGCGTAAGTTGGTGTATAGGGAAACATCTGTCCAGCGTCTGGAGCCTGTTACTGCCTTGCGCCATCATGCCGCTTCTGACAATGCTCGATCTTAACCTGACGCATCTCAAAGTGATTATCGCCGTCGCCCTGTTGACAACGTTATTCATGCTGCTTCATCAGCGTCTGCGGCACTATCTGTTACTGCCATCGTGCGTGGTGCTGGCAAGCGGACTGGCGGCGCTGTCGGTTATGTTTAATGTCACGCTGGGTTAG
- the fhuF gene encoding siderophore-iron reductase FhuF, protein MPNTVINALEHPIFSRCEPRLAAALRALLHQHVPHRLDTIKFGEVPPAGSLTLAEWSRPAVFHALVRRYSDERYREHPNSAREEKPLQSLWSQWYLGLLVPPLMLALLMHSVAPDFAPENIYVEFHHTGRAAAFYIVTQPMTDAPVSRHERLETLLTQCITPVVTTLNEFGVLNAKLIWNNTGYLMHWFLGTIAALLPADEIIHLKNELFFSRTLLDGRENPLYRTVIPRGGVIQRRSCCQRYRIPGVEKCPSCTLNTV, encoded by the coding sequence ATGCCGAACACCGTTATCAACGCGCTTGAGCATCCGATATTTTCCCGTTGTGAACCACGTCTGGCGGCTGCGTTACGTGCGTTGTTGCATCAGCATGTTCCTCATCGCCTTGATACGATCAAATTTGGCGAGGTGCCGCCTGCGGGAAGCCTAACGCTGGCGGAGTGGTCGCGTCCCGCGGTGTTTCACGCATTGGTGCGGCGTTACAGTGATGAGCGATATCGGGAACACCCGAATAGCGCGCGGGAAGAGAAACCGCTGCAATCGCTCTGGTCGCAGTGGTATTTAGGGTTGTTGGTTCCGCCATTGATGTTGGCATTGTTGATGCATTCCGTCGCGCCGGACTTTGCGCCGGAAAATATTTATGTCGAATTTCATCATACGGGGCGGGCCGCGGCGTTTTATATCGTCACGCAGCCGATGACCGATGCGCCGGTATCCCGGCATGAACGGCTGGAAACTTTGTTAACCCAGTGTATTACGCCGGTGGTTACCACGCTGAATGAGTTTGGCGTGTTGAATGCTAAACTGATCTGGAACAATACCGGCTACCTGATGCACTGGTTTTTGGGAACGATAGCGGCGCTGCTGCCCGCTGACGAGATTATTCATTTGAAAAACGAACTGTTCTTTTCCCGTACGCTGCTGGACGGTCGCGAGAATCCTTTATACCGCACGGTAATCCCTCGGGGAGGGGTGATTCAACGTCGCAGTTGCTGCCAGCGTTATCGTATTCCCGGCGTGGAGAAATGCCCGAGTTGTACGCTGAACACGGTATGA
- the gcvT gene encoding glycine cleavage system aminomethyltransferase GcvT produces the protein MAKQTPLYQQHLADGAKMVDFHGWMMPLHYGSQLDEHHIVRRDAGMFDVSHMTIVDLHGVGTREFLRYLLANDVAKLTQPGKALYTGMLNASGGVIDDLIVYFLTETYFRLVVNSATREKDLAWITEHAKPFAIDIRERDDLALIAVQGPTAQEKVRAVLKDCYSLDAAGIEQIAAMKPFFGAQASDFFIATTGYTGEAGYEIALPQAQAASFWQQLLSVGVKPCGLGARDTLRLEAGMNLYGQDMDEGVSPLAANMGWTIAWQPQDRQFIGREALEKQRETRGEQLVGLVMTEKGVLRNELPVRFTDSEGVMQEGVITSGSFSPTLGLSIALARVPVGIGKQAIVQIRNRELPVHVTQPGFVRAGKPIVHY, from the coding sequence ATGGCAAAGCAGACTCCGTTGTATCAGCAGCATCTGGCCGATGGCGCCAAAATGGTTGATTTTCACGGCTGGATGATGCCGCTGCATTACGGCTCTCAGTTGGACGAACACCACATCGTGCGCCGTGATGCCGGCATGTTCGATGTGTCCCACATGACGATTGTGGATTTGCACGGCGTCGGAACGCGCGAGTTTCTGCGCTACCTGCTGGCGAATGACGTTGCCAAACTCACTCAACCGGGCAAGGCGCTGTATACCGGCATGTTGAATGCGTCCGGTGGCGTGATCGACGATCTGATCGTGTATTTCCTGACGGAAACGTATTTCCGGCTGGTGGTGAACTCCGCCACGCGGGAAAAAGATCTGGCCTGGATCACCGAGCACGCCAAACCGTTCGCCATCGACATTCGCGAGCGTGACGATCTGGCGCTCATTGCCGTTCAGGGGCCGACCGCACAGGAAAAAGTCCGGGCTGTGCTCAAAGATTGCTATTCGCTGGATGCTGCCGGGATTGAACAGATTGCCGCGATGAAGCCATTTTTCGGCGCTCAGGCGAGTGACTTTTTCATTGCCACCACGGGATACACTGGCGAAGCCGGTTACGAAATTGCGCTGCCGCAGGCACAGGCGGCGAGCTTCTGGCAACAACTGTTGTCAGTGGGGGTCAAGCCCTGTGGATTAGGCGCCCGCGATACGCTGCGGCTGGAAGCGGGGATGAACCTCTACGGCCAGGATATGGATGAAGGCGTGTCCCCGCTTGCCGCCAACATGGGGTGGACCATCGCCTGGCAACCGCAGGATCGCCAGTTTATCGGCCGCGAAGCACTGGAAAAACAGCGTGAAACTCGGGGCGAGCAATTAGTTGGATTGGTGATGACTGAAAAAGGCGTATTGCGTAATGAATTGCCTGTGCGCTTTACTGATAGTGAGGGTGTGATGCAGGAGGGCGTCATTACCAGCGGATCGTTTTCACCTACCCTTGGGTTGAGCATTGCGCTGGCGCGTGTGCCTGTGGGCATTGGCAAACAGGCCATCGTCCAGATCCGCAACCGCGAACTGCCTGTGCATGTCACCCAACCCGGTTTCGTCCGTGCCGGAAAACCGATTGTTCATTATTAA
- the gcvH gene encoding glycine cleavage system protein GcvH, with translation MSDVPAELKYTASHEWVLSEGEGIYSVGITDYAQSLLGDMVFIDLPEVGAIVAAGDDCAVAESVKAASDIYTPISGEIIEVNEELENAPELVNSAPYTDGWLFRIRSSDESDLNDLLDAESYQATLEEDE, from the coding sequence ATGAGCGATGTACCAGCAGAATTAAAATATACCGCTTCGCATGAGTGGGTGCTGTCTGAAGGCGAAGGAATTTACAGTGTGGGGATTACTGACTACGCGCAGTCGTTGTTGGGCGATATGGTGTTTATTGATCTGCCGGAAGTGGGCGCCATCGTCGCGGCGGGTGATGATTGCGCCGTTGCCGAGTCGGTAAAAGCGGCTTCCGATATTTACACGCCGATTAGCGGCGAGATTATCGAAGTCAATGAAGAGCTGGAAAACGCCCCTGAACTGGTAAACAGCGCGCCCTATACCGATGGCTGGCTGTTTCGGATCAGATCGTCTGACGAGTCTGATTTGAATGACCTGCTGGATGCGGAAAGCTATCAGGCCACGCTTGAAGAAGACGAGTAA